Proteins encoded together in one Rhodospirillaceae bacterium window:
- a CDS encoding flagellar basal body-associated FliL family protein, with protein MAEAEGAEGATQTKKKMSGKKLVLFIVLPLLLLAGGGAAAYFLLFKEDPEAAAAHGAEGEVAHEEAAAEEEGHVPVFVELPKMQANLIMTGKKQPFMVTTMVLEVGSPEEQKIVEEVQPRIENEIVTYLRSLRPEDVQGAAGLQRLREELLMRVKEAAKPAKVKDILFKEMLVQQ; from the coding sequence ATGGCGGAAGCGGAAGGCGCAGAAGGCGCAACCCAAACCAAGAAGAAGATGAGCGGCAAGAAACTGGTGCTGTTCATCGTCTTGCCCCTGCTGCTGCTGGCTGGCGGCGGGGCCGCGGCCTATTTCCTGCTGTTCAAGGAAGACCCGGAAGCGGCCGCCGCCCATGGCGCCGAAGGCGAGGTCGCCCATGAGGAAGCGGCGGCCGAGGAAGAGGGGCATGTCCCGGTCTTTGTCGAGCTGCCCAAGATGCAGGCCAATCTGATCATGACCGGCAAGAAGCAGCCTTTCATGGTGACGACGATGGTGCTGGAAGTGGGCTCACCCGAAGAGCAGAAGATCGTCGAGGAAGTGCAGCCGCGAATCGAGAACGAGATCGTGACCTATCTGCGCAGCCTGCGCCCGGAGGATGTCCAGGGTGCTGCCGGCCTGCAGCGGCTGCGCGAAGAACTGCTGATGCGCGTCAAGGAAGCGGCCAAACCGGCCAAGGTAAAAGATATCCTCTTTAAGGAAATGCTGGTTCAGCAATAA